In Arachis stenosperma cultivar V10309 chromosome 1, arast.V10309.gnm1.PFL2, whole genome shotgun sequence, one DNA window encodes the following:
- the LOC130979898 gene encoding uncharacterized protein LOC130979898, whose amino-acid sequence MSDIFTNSKIDEQYQEDDDINQQEELVCDQDMMDEQYESEQDFGDEFSEGVYFFEIDPSEDTHEAAYAADSVQDITNLNFTKNCVVKIGKYHFSTLQLAFDFYLKNSNSKGFSARKSKTFKNSIGEVYKQKFVSHRRGFKEEKYYMMKNRK is encoded by the coding sequence ATGTCAGATATATTTACGAACAGTAAGATAGATGAGCAATACCAGGAGGACGATGACATTAACCAACAAGAAGAGCTAGTATGTGACCAAGATATGATGGATGAACAGTATGAATCTGAACAAGATTTCGGAGATGAATTTTCTGAGGGAgtgtatttttttgaaattgatccaTCAGAGGATACCCATGAAGCTGCTTATGCGGCTGACTCCGTGCAAGACATTACAAATTTGAATTTCACTAAAAATTGTGTCGTTAAAATTGGTAAATATCACTTTTCTACTTTGCAGCTTgcatttgatttttatttgaaaaactCAAACTCTAAGGGCTTTAGTGCAAGGAAGAGTAAAACTTTCAAGAATAGTATTGGCGAAGTTTACAAACAAAAGTTTGTATCTCATCGGCGAGGGTTCAAGGAGGAGAAGTATTACatgatgaaaaataggaagTAG